In Eulemur rufifrons isolate Redbay chromosome 29, OSU_ERuf_1, whole genome shotgun sequence, one DNA window encodes the following:
- the MEST gene encoding mesoderm-specific transcript homolog protein isoform X1, translating into MVRRDRLRRMREWWVQVGLLAVPLLAAYLHIPPPQLSPALHAWKASGKFFTYKGLRIFYQDSAGVIGSPEIVVLLHGFPTSSYDWYKIWEGLTLRFHRVIALDFLGFGFSDKPRPHHYSIFEQASIVEALLRHLGLQNRRINLLSHDYGDIVAQELLYRYKQNRSGRLTIRSLCLSNGGIFPETHHPLLLQKLLKDGGVLSPILTRLMNFFVFSRGLTPVFGPYTRPSESELWDMWAAIRNNDGNLVIDSLLQYINQRKKFRRRWVGALTSVTIPIHFIYGPLDPVNPYPEFLELYRKTLPRSTVSILDDHISHYPQLEDPMGFLNAYMGFINSF; encoded by the exons GATGCGAGAGTGGTGGGTTCAGGTGGGGCTGTTGGCTGTGCCCCTGCTCGCCGCATACCTGCACATCCCGCCCCCTCAGCTTTCCCCTGCCCTTCACGCATGGAAGGCTTCAGGCAAATTTTTCACCTACAAGGGACTGCGCATCTTCTACCAAG aCTCTGCAGGTGTGATCGGAAGCCCGGAGATAGTTGTGCTTTTACACGGCTTTCCAACATCCAGCTATGATTGGTACAAG ATTTGGGAAGGTCTGACCTTGAGGTTTCATCGAGTGATTGCCCTTGATTTCTTAGGCTTTGGCTTCAGCGACAAACCG AGACCACATCACTACTCCATATTTGAGCAAGCCAGCATCGTGGAAGCGCTTTTGCGGCATCTGGGGCTCCAGAACCGTAGGATCAACCTTTTGTCTCACGATTATGGAGATATTGTTGCTCAGGAGCTGCTCTATAG GTACAAGCAGAATCGGTCTGGGCGGCTTACCATAAGGAGTCTGTGTCTGTCAAATGGAG GTATTTTTCCTGAGACTCACCATCCTCTTCTTCTCCAAAAG CTACTCAAAGATGGAGGCGTGCTGTCGCCCATCCTCACACGGCTGATGAACTTCTTTGTATTCTCGAGAGG TCTCACCCCAGTCTTTGGGCCGTACACTCGGCCCTCCGAGAGCGAACTGTGGGACATGTGGGCAGCGATCCGCAACAATGACGGGAACTTAGTCATCGACAG TCTCTTACAGTACATCAATCAGCGGAAGAAGTTCAGAAGACGCTGGGTGGGAGCTCTTACCTCTGTAACTATTCCCA TTCATTTTATCTATGGGCCACTGGATCCTGTTAATCCCTATCCAGAGTTTTTGGAGCTATACAG GAAAACGCTGCCGCGGTCCACAGTGTCGATTCTGGATGACCACATTAGCCACTATCCACAGCTAGAGGATCCCATGGGCTTCTTGAATGCATATATGGGCTTCATCAACTCCTTCTGA
- the MEST gene encoding mesoderm-specific transcript homolog protein isoform X2 has protein sequence MREWWVQVGLLAVPLLAAYLHIPPPQLSPALHAWKASGKFFTYKGLRIFYQDSAGVIGSPEIVVLLHGFPTSSYDWYKIWEGLTLRFHRVIALDFLGFGFSDKPRPHHYSIFEQASIVEALLRHLGLQNRRINLLSHDYGDIVAQELLYRYKQNRSGRLTIRSLCLSNGGIFPETHHPLLLQKLLKDGGVLSPILTRLMNFFVFSRGLTPVFGPYTRPSESELWDMWAAIRNNDGNLVIDSLLQYINQRKKFRRRWVGALTSVTIPIHFIYGPLDPVNPYPEFLELYRKTLPRSTVSILDDHISHYPQLEDPMGFLNAYMGFINSF, from the exons ATGCGAGAGTGGTGGGTTCAGGTGGGGCTGTTGGCTGTGCCCCTGCTCGCCGCATACCTGCACATCCCGCCCCCTCAGCTTTCCCCTGCCCTTCACGCATGGAAGGCTTCAGGCAAATTTTTCACCTACAAGGGACTGCGCATCTTCTACCAAG aCTCTGCAGGTGTGATCGGAAGCCCGGAGATAGTTGTGCTTTTACACGGCTTTCCAACATCCAGCTATGATTGGTACAAG ATTTGGGAAGGTCTGACCTTGAGGTTTCATCGAGTGATTGCCCTTGATTTCTTAGGCTTTGGCTTCAGCGACAAACCG AGACCACATCACTACTCCATATTTGAGCAAGCCAGCATCGTGGAAGCGCTTTTGCGGCATCTGGGGCTCCAGAACCGTAGGATCAACCTTTTGTCTCACGATTATGGAGATATTGTTGCTCAGGAGCTGCTCTATAG GTACAAGCAGAATCGGTCTGGGCGGCTTACCATAAGGAGTCTGTGTCTGTCAAATGGAG GTATTTTTCCTGAGACTCACCATCCTCTTCTTCTCCAAAAG CTACTCAAAGATGGAGGCGTGCTGTCGCCCATCCTCACACGGCTGATGAACTTCTTTGTATTCTCGAGAGG TCTCACCCCAGTCTTTGGGCCGTACACTCGGCCCTCCGAGAGCGAACTGTGGGACATGTGGGCAGCGATCCGCAACAATGACGGGAACTTAGTCATCGACAG TCTCTTACAGTACATCAATCAGCGGAAGAAGTTCAGAAGACGCTGGGTGGGAGCTCTTACCTCTGTAACTATTCCCA TTCATTTTATCTATGGGCCACTGGATCCTGTTAATCCCTATCCAGAGTTTTTGGAGCTATACAG GAAAACGCTGCCGCGGTCCACAGTGTCGATTCTGGATGACCACATTAGCCACTATCCACAGCTAGAGGATCCCATGGGCTTCTTGAATGCATATATGGGCTTCATCAACTCCTTCTGA
- the MEST gene encoding mesoderm-specific transcript homolog protein isoform X4, translating into MREWWVQVGLLAVPLLAAYLHIPPPQLSPALHAWKASGKFFTYKGLRIFYQDSAGVIGSPEIVVLLHGFPTSSYDWYKIWEGLTLRFHRVIALDFLGFGFSDKPRPHHYSIFEQASIVEALLRHLGLQNRRINLLSHDYGDIVAQELLYRYKQNRSGRLTIRSLCLSNGGIFPETHHPLLLQKLLKDGGVLSPILTRLMNFFVFSRGLLQYINQRKKFRRRWVGALTSVTIPIHFIYGPLDPVNPYPEFLELYRKTLPRSTVSILDDHISHYPQLEDPMGFLNAYMGFINSF; encoded by the exons ATGCGAGAGTGGTGGGTTCAGGTGGGGCTGTTGGCTGTGCCCCTGCTCGCCGCATACCTGCACATCCCGCCCCCTCAGCTTTCCCCTGCCCTTCACGCATGGAAGGCTTCAGGCAAATTTTTCACCTACAAGGGACTGCGCATCTTCTACCAAG aCTCTGCAGGTGTGATCGGAAGCCCGGAGATAGTTGTGCTTTTACACGGCTTTCCAACATCCAGCTATGATTGGTACAAG ATTTGGGAAGGTCTGACCTTGAGGTTTCATCGAGTGATTGCCCTTGATTTCTTAGGCTTTGGCTTCAGCGACAAACCG AGACCACATCACTACTCCATATTTGAGCAAGCCAGCATCGTGGAAGCGCTTTTGCGGCATCTGGGGCTCCAGAACCGTAGGATCAACCTTTTGTCTCACGATTATGGAGATATTGTTGCTCAGGAGCTGCTCTATAG GTACAAGCAGAATCGGTCTGGGCGGCTTACCATAAGGAGTCTGTGTCTGTCAAATGGAG GTATTTTTCCTGAGACTCACCATCCTCTTCTTCTCCAAAAG CTACTCAAAGATGGAGGCGTGCTGTCGCCCATCCTCACACGGCTGATGAACTTCTTTGTATTCTCGAGAGG TCTCTTACAGTACATCAATCAGCGGAAGAAGTTCAGAAGACGCTGGGTGGGAGCTCTTACCTCTGTAACTATTCCCA TTCATTTTATCTATGGGCCACTGGATCCTGTTAATCCCTATCCAGAGTTTTTGGAGCTATACAG GAAAACGCTGCCGCGGTCCACAGTGTCGATTCTGGATGACCACATTAGCCACTATCCACAGCTAGAGGATCCCATGGGCTTCTTGAATGCATATATGGGCTTCATCAACTCCTTCTGA
- the MEST gene encoding mesoderm-specific transcript homolog protein isoform X3: MVRRDRLRRMREWWVQVGLLAVPLLAAYLHIPPPQLSPALHAWKASDSAGVIGSPEIVVLLHGFPTSSYDWYKIWEGLTLRFHRVIALDFLGFGFSDKPRPHHYSIFEQASIVEALLRHLGLQNRRINLLSHDYGDIVAQELLYRYKQNRSGRLTIRSLCLSNGGIFPETHHPLLLQKLLKDGGVLSPILTRLMNFFVFSRGLTPVFGPYTRPSESELWDMWAAIRNNDGNLVIDSLLQYINQRKKFRRRWVGALTSVTIPIHFIYGPLDPVNPYPEFLELYRKTLPRSTVSILDDHISHYPQLEDPMGFLNAYMGFINSF; the protein is encoded by the exons GATGCGAGAGTGGTGGGTTCAGGTGGGGCTGTTGGCTGTGCCCCTGCTCGCCGCATACCTGCACATCCCGCCCCCTCAGCTTTCCCCTGCCCTTCACGCATGGAAGGCTTCAG aCTCTGCAGGTGTGATCGGAAGCCCGGAGATAGTTGTGCTTTTACACGGCTTTCCAACATCCAGCTATGATTGGTACAAG ATTTGGGAAGGTCTGACCTTGAGGTTTCATCGAGTGATTGCCCTTGATTTCTTAGGCTTTGGCTTCAGCGACAAACCG AGACCACATCACTACTCCATATTTGAGCAAGCCAGCATCGTGGAAGCGCTTTTGCGGCATCTGGGGCTCCAGAACCGTAGGATCAACCTTTTGTCTCACGATTATGGAGATATTGTTGCTCAGGAGCTGCTCTATAG GTACAAGCAGAATCGGTCTGGGCGGCTTACCATAAGGAGTCTGTGTCTGTCAAATGGAG GTATTTTTCCTGAGACTCACCATCCTCTTCTTCTCCAAAAG CTACTCAAAGATGGAGGCGTGCTGTCGCCCATCCTCACACGGCTGATGAACTTCTTTGTATTCTCGAGAGG TCTCACCCCAGTCTTTGGGCCGTACACTCGGCCCTCCGAGAGCGAACTGTGGGACATGTGGGCAGCGATCCGCAACAATGACGGGAACTTAGTCATCGACAG TCTCTTACAGTACATCAATCAGCGGAAGAAGTTCAGAAGACGCTGGGTGGGAGCTCTTACCTCTGTAACTATTCCCA TTCATTTTATCTATGGGCCACTGGATCCTGTTAATCCCTATCCAGAGTTTTTGGAGCTATACAG GAAAACGCTGCCGCGGTCCACAGTGTCGATTCTGGATGACCACATTAGCCACTATCCACAGCTAGAGGATCCCATGGGCTTCTTGAATGCATATATGGGCTTCATCAACTCCTTCTGA